Sequence from the Chelonoidis abingdonii isolate Lonesome George chromosome 16, CheloAbing_2.0, whole genome shotgun sequence genome:
ACACCTGTCAGAGCCTTTCCCAGGTCGAACAGTCACATCCCAAAGCCCTCTGCAGAGCTGAATGTCACAGCCAAGAGAATACGGAGGGGGAACCCCCAGCCCCATATCAGAACACGGAGGATGAATGGGGGGAgcccagagaagggcaacaagaatgaaGGGGGGACTGGAGGAATTGAGGATGAAACAGGTACAGAGTGGGCAAAGGGACAAATCTCAGGGGAGGCTAAGTGCTGGCAGAGACAGGAGACAGGTCTGAGAGAGGGTCTGCTCAGCATGATTCCTCCCCAGAGACGGGTGCTAGCTAGGCTGGGAGACAGGCCCCAGGGCCCCGGCTTGTGGTGCCCCGTGCTGGCAGCCCCGTGTGCTGCACCCTGCACTGTGCCTGAGCCCTGGGGGGGGTCCCGGGGAAGCCTCTCCTAGTTAATGCTGGATGTGCTGTGGGATGCCCCAAGGAGGCGAATCTGTTTGCTCTTGTGCGGGGCTGGCTCAGGTTCCTCCTCATTCCCAGCTGACTCTTCAGCCCGGAGCAGCTGGCTCAGCAGGCGGATGAGCACCCCAGCCTGGCAGGGCCCCATTCACCCCACGCCCAATACCTGCTGCACCCACTGGGCAGCTTATCCTTGGGCCTCTGCCCAGGGTCTGTGCAGTGGGAAATCAATCCAGCCTCGTCTTCCAGGCTTGTCTGAGATGAATTGGACTGAGGGGATGGATAACTTGTGGGGCTCCCCCAGACGGGGGGTGTGAGCACTTGGGCGGGAGGGGAATAGCCCCCAAAGTGCTAGGTTCAGGCCCAGGAGGGAGGCTGCTGTCTCTGCTGGGGTGGGAGATGGTGGTGTGGGTTTTTAACGCCCACCTGTACCCCTCTAGGGGCTCTCTGGAGGAGCTGGCAGGGTCTGAGCTcccaccctggagccagcccagcAGTGCTGCCCTCAACGCCGTCTCTGGTTTCTTCTGCGTCTGGAGTAGGAAAGGCGAGATGGGGCCAGTGAACACCTGAGccgggatgggggcagggagctgcaggagttaccggggagctgggctctgcttcccccacccagGCCAACCGAAGGTCACTGGCATCCTTCACCCCCCCGGGGGCTGGGCTTGCCAGCAAGCGCTGCCAGCCAGGCAGAGGCAGAAACGTtggtgccagtgctgggaggtcggggtggcacagctgcagtgactGCTGGGGAGAACCCCGCCCTGGTCCCTGGCGCTCCCtcaagggctctgagctgggctcTGTTCCCGCAGGCTGTGTGCGGCAGGGATGAGGAGCCGCCAGCGGCCGTTCTCAGCGGTGATGCGGCTCTGTGTGAAGTGCCTGCGTGTGGGCCGACGGCGCAGGTTCAGGCTGGCCTGGCAGGTGCAGCAGCTGTGGCGCTATGGCCACCTCTGCCTGCGCTCCCTGCTCTACAACTCCTTCACCAACAGCGACGTGGTGCTGGACTCCCTCTTCGAGCCCATCTACTGGCTGGTGGATCACGTCACTCGCTGGTTCGGTGTGGTGAGTGCCCTGGGGGGCGCCAGGTGTGACGGAGCAggcggatttgacctgggaatgttgcaggggagATACATTGGGATGGGGAacttcccttgaaggaagctacctgagctgtaGCCTGAGCCAGGAGGTGGGTTGGGAGAAGCGACACCTTCTGCTCGGGAGACTggacaaaggagaggaggagtttttggtttttcagtttTGGTGCTGGAAcacagggaaccccaagtctctGGGGTCTAAGCTTCCTAcccccccagaaggacttgactgaggggtcctggttgtacctgcaagctctgctgtagactgtgttcctattgtccaataaacccattttactggctggctgagagtcatggggAGTCCCAGGAAGAGTGGTGTAGGCCCTGACTCGCTCACTCATGCccctctgctcagggctggggagccaggagaGGGAATGGGGTCTCATCCCCTCCCCTCTGGAACGCAGCTGTCTGGGCCAGCCCCAGAGCCTTCTGCCCCCCAAGTTGGAGCTGGCAGGGGGTGCTCACTGGCATGGATGggttcccagcatgctttgcctGTTCCTGGACCCTGTTTAGCGGTGCTGCTGCCTGAGCTCTGGGCACCATGCCAGAGAGGAAAAACCAACAAAATCTGGATCAGCTGTGTAAAGAGTCCTGTGCCCCACACCCTTAGGGGCTTAGGATGGAGCGGGCAGGGGGTGCGCTGTGGGCTGGGAattcagggcagggaaggggggtgggctcaggccctctcctgctcctccctgcaGGTGTTTGTGGCGCTGGTGATCGTGCTGACAAGCTCCATCGTGGCCATTGTCTACatctgcctgctgcccctcatCCTGCAGAGCTACCCGCCCGGCTGGATCTGCTGGCACCTTGCCTACGGGCACTGGAACCTGCTCATGATCCTCTTCCACTACTACATGGCCATCACCACCCCGCCAGGGCACCCCCCGCAGGTAGGGTGCTGCTGCTGTCCCTCTTCACCCCAGGGGCGCCgtggggagcagggcggggcgCTGCCTGGAGGGTAGGGAGGctcctggctgctccagccccagcctcccccagcagggggagctgtggAGAGCAGGGCGCGGCGTTGACTGTGGGGGAGGctcctggctgctccagccccagactcccccagcagggggcactgtcgACAATGTCAGGTTCTTGGTGCATCTCAGGGAGCAGTGGCCACGACCAGGCCCACTGGCACCACTTCCTTGGACTTCCCAGAGCcgtggggctcaggcagtgctgggggcagggcctgtttcCAGCGTGGCCAAAGGCGGATGGTGAGGAGCCTGCGCTGGGCTCTGAGCAAGGGGCAATCAGGGTCTTGATGGGGCAGCGAGGGGAGCCCTGAGCGGGCTTGGCAGGGCACTGGCCAAGGGACCCAGTGGGACGCTGCTCTGAGTGGTGACAGCCCTGCCTGGGCTTCCCTCCACAGGCCAAGAGCAACACCGTGGCCGTCTCTATCTGCAGGAAATGCATCTCCCCCAAGCCTGCCCGCGCGCACCACTGCAGCATCTGCAACAGGTAGGGGCTCCCCCCATTTAGCCCCCCCTTTGCCAGAGCAGCATCTGCAACAGGTAGGGGCTTCCCCCACTTAGCCCCCTCTGCACCACCTACAATGGGTAGGGGCTCCCCCTACTTAGCCCCccctgcaccactgcagcatcTGCAATGGGTAGGGGCTCCGCCCACTTAGCCCCCCCCTTTTCCACTGCAGCATCTGCAATGGCTAGGGGCTCCCCACACCtaaccccaccccctgcatcaCTGGGCACCTGCAGCAGGTGAgcagctctcctctccccctcgcTCCGCTGGCTTCTTGCCTCAGTCCCAGTGGGCTGTGCTGAGATGGGAGACCCCAGTTGGTGCCCGTCTCTGCAGCCCGGCCGCTGGCTTGCTGTGTGTGGCACTCAGCATGTGCCGCTCTCCTTCTCCCAGGTGCGTGCTGAAGATGGACCATCACTGCCGTATCCTTCCGCAAAGGCGAACCCCTGCAGCCCCTACCCAGCACGGGGAGCAGTaggatggaggggcagggctctgggcaggaagggggcaggctTTGTGCTGTCCTGGCACTCAGAGGCCAGCTCTTCATGCCCGAATGGTACCGATGAGCCGGGGAtgcagcaggctgggcagggggtccGTGATGCTCACTGAGTACCTGGGGCTGTACAGAAACCTGCCCTTGGAATGGCGACTCCACTCAGAGGCCTGGGCTGGCGGACAGACAGGCAGCACCTGGCAGGCTGGCCACGGGGAGGCTTCTAGCTGGGCTGATCATGGGAAGGGTTTGCAGCCTCCTGAGCACTCGGTGGGTCTCAGTGCACTTGCCGGGCACTGAACCCGTCCTGTTGGACTCTGACCCAGGCTGAGGCACTGGGCACCTCTGCTTTAAAAGTGCAGCCCAGCGagactccaggtcccagcacgctAGGCTCCGTGAGCGCCAGATGGGGCAGTGCATGCTGGGGCTCCTGATTTAAGCTGTGGGGCTGctttcctgcccccttcctggcAGGAGCTCCCTGGGTGTTCGTGGGCAGGGAAGCGTGGggccagccagcaggaggcagggggctTTGGGAGCCTGGCTCAGGGGGGTTCTGTACCCGCTGGCCCACTACGCATCTTTAACCCGGGCGCAGCGTGGCTGAATAACTGCGTGGGCCACTACAACCATCGCTACTTCTTCTCCTTCTGCCTCTTCATGACCATGGGCTGCGTCTACTGCAGCATCAGCAGCTGGGACATGTTCCGGGAGGCCTATGCTGCCATTCAGGTGACTGGGGGCTCAGCTGAGCCAGCCAAGGGAGTTTGGGGCTGTTGTGCCCGTCACCCTCTCGCTGGGCCGTGGGAAGCTGGGAAGCCAGTGCCCCGGGCTGGCAGCCTGGCCGCACGCTGAACGAGGTCCCACCTCTCACAGGGCAGAGGGGCGCGGCCAGCCCCAGTGAGCGGGGCCAAAGGATGCTAGGCATGTGGGGGAGGGTGCTGGCGCCTCTCCTGTGAGATGTGTAACTGGCGCCCTGTTTTCTGTCCACTAGAGACTGAAACTGCTTGAGAAGGAGACACTGCAGGTGGCTGCCAACCAGGTGGGAtatccccactcccccagctgcTGAAGGCAACATGGGGCAGAGTTGTGTCTAGGGGTCCACCGCAGCCCCCTGagcctacagctcccagcatgcactccTCCACCCTGTGctggagcactgcatgctgggagcaGGAGTCTCAGCCAGCTGCACAGCCTCTCTGTGGTTGGtgatggagcaggggctgggttgGGCCGGGCCAGGAGACTCTGCCAGGAGACTGCCCCAGCACCTCGGCATTGTGTGAACAGCTCTTCCCCATGTGCCACTCGGCTTCCTGGTCTGGGGGCACAGCAGCACCCACCTGTGCCATTTGCTGTGGCAATGCCTGCAGGCCTTGCTTGGCCATCCCAtcgctcccagctgctggggggggTTAGCCTGAACCAGCCACATGCCCACTGCTTTGTGCTCTCACTGCTGCTATCTCCTGCAagttgtctgtctgtccatccatctgcTCTGGCTGCCCGGGCCCGGGGGACCATTTACATTGCTGGGGGGCGTGGGGTAGTAGCCTCTGACGGCTATGGAGGCCCAGCATGAGTCTGGTCTAACCTGCCTGCCTTTCCTTGCAGACATACTACCAGACGCCGCCCCCCGCCTTCTCCTTCCGCCAGAGGGCCTTCCACAAGAGCATAGTCTACCTCTGGGTCCTGTGCAGGTAACTGGGCTGGGCGCAGACCTGGCAGCCCCACACAGGGGTGTATGGCAGTGGGGCGAGCATGCCTGTACCCCCTGAATTGGCAGGCGAGCCTGGTCCCTTTCCCTGCTGAGATGCACATTGGGAGCCCTGGGGCAAGGAGGCAACTGGCTCTGCTGGGATTCACAGCATGCTTCAGcttggcccctcccccacatgcaTCAGCACCCACTGtctgctctccccccagctcagTAGCCCTGGCCCTGGGGGCCCTCACGCTGTGGCACACTGCCCTCATCACCCGAGGGGAGACCAGTATCGAGAGACACATCAACAAGAAGGAGAGGCAGAGGCTGCAGAAGAAAGGCAAAGTGAGTGCGGGGCCCGTGCCCTCATTTGGGATATCGGGGGCGGGCTGGGGTGGCTGAGCTGTGGGGACTAACATTGGCCCTCCCTCCATCACAGGTGTTCAGGAACCCCTACAGCTACGGCACCTGGGCCAACTGGAAGGTGTTCCTGGGAGTGGACACGCACAGGTAGATGGGAAGGGGGGGCTCTGCCCGCCAGCTGCCCAGTGGACATATGCACATAGACtgcccggggggggtggggggtggctggggctcTGCCCGGCAGGTGCCCAGAGGACATGCACAGGTAGACTCTccactgcagggggagggggtggctggggctcTGCCCGGCAGGTGCCCAGTGGACACGCACAGGTAGACTCCCCgctgcaggaggaggggatgGCTGGCGCTCTGCCCAGCAGGTGCCCAGGGAGGCAgcacttggtggtgatggagtCACTGCCGGGTTCTCCAACTGTCTCAGGGCTGCCTCGGGCAGATCACTGCAAAGCTCCgtccacccctgctttagactcGGGCCAGTAGCTGGCCCCAGCCTGCAGGGCACCTGGCCACGGTGCTCACTGCTGTTGGAGCCTGGCCCAGTCTCAGCATGTGACATAGGGCCACCCCTGGGCTCTGAGGCCCCCTCGTACTACAGCAATGGGGGCTCCTGGCACCACTTGCTgcagtgctggagcctggagcccagCCTCTATGAAGCTAATTGGGGGAGGTCAGGGCCAGAGGGGCTGGAGCCAGcctgtcccccctctcccctcccccagtggggACTGGCAGCCAGGGCTTATCTTCTCACCAAAGGGCTCTATTCCCTCCCCCAGACACTGGCTCACCCGGGTACTGCTGCCGTCTACACACCTGCCCCATGGAACTGGCCTGAGCTGGGACCATCCTCCCTGTGTGACAGAGCCGCGCACACCTCTCCTGACCATCTAACAGACGCGGGGGCAGAGGTGCAGGTTGTGGTACCTGCCCCAGCAGagcctggccccactccagcctgGCACTAGCAGAACCTCTGCAGGGGTGTCCAGCCTGAGGGAACGCACCAGCCGGCTgcctggagcttcccagctccgCTGACCAAACCCCTCCAGCAAGCCCCAgcgtggctgcaggcagcccgtGGCACTGGGGGGCACATGCTGCGGTCTGGACACACAGGGACAGGCAGGTAGCATGTGCAGGGCACCACCCAGGGCATTCACATGTCCAGGACAGCAGAGACTCCCCAGCTGGCACTTGgggcccctcccttcccttcccctcctggggATTTTAAATGCCAGAAATAAAAGTTTTTCACTAATGCAGCTGGACTGTTAGTTGCTGCCGGGGccgaggggcagggggaagattTGCCCACAAGCCTTACTGAGGCAGAATGCACATAGGGACCACCCATGGGAGAGCAGTGACCCTGCCCcccgggggcagggggctctgcttaGAGGACGCACCCTACGGCCTGACGCAGCATGGGCCTGAGTTCTgggctgaccttgggcaaaggaGTGGCCAGggggccctgccccccaacagcCAGCAGGGGATGAGCAggtactgctgctgctggacagAGCCGACATAGCCATGAGTGGGGAAGGCCAGCGGTAGAAGGGCTCTCCTGTTCCCAGAACGGGCCCTTGCCTGCAGGACACAGCAAagccctggaaggggcagggaccGGGGCAGGTAACAGGACCCCAGGCTCACATGGTCCCTGGGCCTTCAGACCCAGACTGGACCAAGCCCTGGAGAAAGCCAGGGCCAGGCCAAACCCTCACCCTCAGGACAGAGATGGAGAGACCGCAGGGGCCAGCTACAGGGCTCCCAcctccccagcagggggtgctaggAGCAGCCTCGGGCCCCTCACCCCAGCCATCTTCTCCAAATAAACGTGTTTATTCGGCTGGCCCATGGATTCCATGCGCCGCCTACAAGTGGGCACAGCCGGGCGGCAGGCGCCTGCCTTCCGAGGAGCGGGGCCGCCCCGCAGCTCCGACGTGTGCTAGGAGCAGGCTGGCCTCTGGCAGAGGCTGCCGTCCTTCCCGGCCCACTCTGGGAGGCTTGACTGGTTAGTGGGTTCCTGGTTAGATTGTCAGTACAGGCAGGGCCTCAcctgcctgggctccccagcaggaacctgcagacacagaacagacagcatggtcggggtgggggctccaggctgtgtcccgggagccccctgccacacccccctgcactcaccatTCCCCACGGGCCACCACCGCCTCTTTCCGCACCAGACGCTTCATGTCATCCAAGGGTTTGGCCAGTGCCCGGATCACCCGCGGCTTGTAAGGGAGCAGCTGGAGGGGAGAGGTGCCTGTCAGTGTGGGCACTGCACGCCATGGAGCGAAGGGggctggctgccctgccctggggagagTCCCCTCCCTCCACGCCCCCGGAGGCAGCATGGGGCAGGCACCCGCTAGGGTTCCCCCGATGTGTACAGGGACCCCAGCTTACCCATGGTCCCTGGCACTTGCCCTACCCCTCAAGCCCGGACACGGTGCCCAGCTTGCGCGGAGTGGGGACTTACCACGGGGATGGGCAGGCTGGTGAGCgcgtggacacactgcagtgcagcgATGCGGATGGCCTGAAAGACACGGAGCCGGGTGAGCGTGGGTGGCAGTGGGGCGGgacgaggcagggcagggaggggcagggcacgCACCATGGCGGGGCTGGAGGTCAGGCCCAGGAACTTGGTGACCAGGGTGTCGACGTGCAGGCTCATGACATGCGGCGcctccagcagcaggggctgcaggcagctgaggGTGGAGAGCTGCACCACGCGGTCCGGGCAGGATAAGGCCTCGAGGAGCAGAGACAGCAGCTGGGGGGACACAGGCAGTGAGACGCCCGTCGGCTCGGGCTCCCCCCACcgcccagcccggcccggcccggcccagcaCTCACCGTGGGCAGCTCCGTCACCAGCACTGGCCTGGGCAGGTGGTTCAGCACATGTGATAGGCCCTTCAGGTAATTTGCCTTCACGCCtggggagagcagagggcagCGGGTCACAGCCCCGTTCCTGGGAGGGGCCATGCGCACACCAAGGGGGCAGCACCCCCGGAGCTGGCAGCCCTGCGGACACTGGGAGCTCATccgggaggggctcaggcagcaggaggagcaacccagggggcagagggtgggaggggccCAGGCAGCAAGGAGCCAGCCCCGGGGGTGGGAAAGGCAGGCACTGGGGGGCCAGCCCAGGGggtggaagcagcccagggggcaggaggggcagagagcaggggggccAGCTGTCCCAGGGGCAGGAGTGGCAGGTAGCAGGGTGCCAGcccaggggatgggaggggccCAGGGGGCAGCAAGGGGTGGGAGCAGAGGTAGCAGGGTGCCAGcccaggggatgggaggggccCAGGGGGCAGCAAGGGGTGGGAGCAGCCTGGGGGACCAGGAGGGGCAGGCAGTGGGAGGggcccagggggcaggagggccggctggggggctgggaccagCCCAGGGGGCCGCCGCGCTCACCAGGGCCGGCAGCGTGGAAGCCCTGGACCAGCTTGGGCACGCTGTCAGTGAAGAAGCGCTGGCGGAACATGATGCGCACGTCGGCGTGACACCCCTTGTGCAGCACGTCTGGGGAGTCGGCCATGAGCAGGGAGAAGCCGTCGGCCACCGCAGGACCCAGCTCAGCATCCCCCAGGAGGCCCAGCAACTGCAGGGGGCGAGAGGAACTGGGAGGCTGAGTGAGGGCAGGTGCCCcgggctggcaggctgccccaggcctAAGGAGAGGGGCAGGGTCTCCCCGGGGTGGCTGGCTGCTCACCTTGTCTGTCAGATGGGAGCTCAGCGGATGGTAGCGCAGAACCAGGCCTTTGGTCACCTGCAGGGGCAGAGAACAgtcagctggagagctgggtggGCACTGCCAGCGCCCGCTCCCCCCCAGGGTGCTGTCCTTACCCAGAGGAGCAGGGTGAGGGCCTGGCTTCGGAGTGGGCCCTCGGCAAGGCCGGCCTCCATCCTGCTCACCGCCGTCTCCAAGAGCTGGTCCAGCTGCTGTCCTGGGGGAACGGACAGAACAGGCTaatgaagctctgcagcacccagGCCGAATGCCCCAAGGCTGGCCCAGCGCCCGCCCCACCCTCTTACCTGCCGGGTACTTGTTCACCAGCCCCGCGAAGCACTTGGCAGCCGCGGTGGCAGTGAAGGGGCAGTCGCAAGAGCAGCTCAGagccagcagctcctgcagcagcctgTCCTGCTGGGGAATCAGCACCTGGAAGAGACCAGACCCCAGTACGGATGCTGGGCGCTCAAACCGCAGCGCTGCCCATGCCACATCCACACTGCCCCCGGTTCACCCCGGGAATCCCATCCCCCGACTTACATTCCTGGGCAAGGAGCAGACGAAGGCCATGAGCAGGGCCACCAGGCGTCTCTGTGCTGCCACATGCTGCCCGCCCTGCAAGGGAACAGCAGTGCCAGTGTCACCAACTGCCCgtgccccagccctcccccctgcacccccactcacctGAAACggctggaaggggcaggggaagctGTCCTGGGGCAGGAAGGAGACCTCCCCGTCCAGGAAGAGGGGCACCAGCTGGGAGACGCTCTGGGCAGCCAgcctgcggggagggagggggacacatgCAGGAGCCTCAGAGCTGTGGCCAGGCAGGTCAGGAGAACAGCACTTCCACCCAGTCACAGCACCCCCCACTGTGAGGGAACAGCCCCTCCTCGCtcaacccccagctccccaggaggcagagctgggggctgagcAGCAGAACAGGCACGTGATGGGACAAAGTGGaaaatgtttgtaattttttATGAGTCtggcatgcctcagtttcccctgtgctgTTCCCCCGTGGGTGGGATAGGACTGTTTGCTCTCAAGACACGCGGAGACAAGGGTGGTGTTGCCTGGCTGGCCTGTCCCCAGATCAGTGGAGATTTGAGACACCGATGGCAAATCCAGTCCCCAGGACCCTGACACACAGCGCCCCAGCGAACAGAGATCTCCCCGTCTCTGTGCAGGGAGGCTGAGCCACCCCCCCGCCAGCTGGAGATcaaagggctgggagggagg
This genomic interval carries:
- the ZDHHC16 gene encoding palmitoyltransferase ZDHHC16 isoform X6, which gives rise to MRSRQRPFSAVMRLCVKCLRVGRRRRFRLAWQVQQLWRYGHLCLRSLLYNSFTNSDVVLDSLFEPIYWLVDHVTRWFGVSYPPGWICWHLAYGHWNLLMILFHYYMAITTPPGHPPQAKSNTVAVSICRKCISPKPARAHHCSICNRCVLKMDHHCPWLNNCVGHYNHRYFFSFCLFMTMGCVYCSISSWDMFREAYAAIQRLKLLEKETLQVAANQTYYQTPPPAFSFRQRAFHKSIVYLWVLCSSVALALGALTLWHTALITRGETSIERHINKKERQRLQKKGKTLAHPGTAAVYTPAPWNWPELGPSSLCDRAAHTSPDHLTDAGAEVQVVVPAPAEPGPTPAWH
- the ZDHHC16 gene encoding palmitoyltransferase ZDHHC16 isoform X5; translation: MRSRQRPFSAVMRLCVKCLRVGRRRRFRLAWQVQQLWRYGHLCLRSLLYNSFTNSDVVLDSLFEPIYWLVDHVTRWFGVVFVALVIVLTSSIVAIVYICLLPLILQSYPPGWICWHLAYGHWNLLMILFHYYMAITTPPGHPPQAKSNTVAVSICRKCISPKPARAHHCSICNRCVLKMDHHCPWLNNCVGHYNHRYFFSFCLFMTMGCVYCSISSWDMFREAYAAIQTYYQTPPPAFSFRQRAFHKSIVYLWVLCSSVALALGALTLWHTALITRGETSIERHINKKERQRLQKKGKVFRNPYSYGTWANWKVFLGVDTHRHWLTRVLLPSTHLPHGTGLSWDHPPCVTEPRTPLLTI
- the ZDHHC16 gene encoding palmitoyltransferase ZDHHC16 isoform X7 → MRSRQRPFSAVMRLCVKCLRVGRRRRFRLAWQVQQLWRYGHLCLRSLLYNSFTNSDVVLDSLFEPIYWLVDHVTRWFGVVFVALVIVLTSSIVAIVYICLLPLILQSYPPGWICWHLAYGHWNLLMILFHYYMAITTPPGHPPQAKSNTVAVSICRKCISPKPARAHHCSICNRCVLKMDHHCPWLNNCVGHYNHRYFFSFCLFMTMGCVYCSISSWDMFREAYAAIQRLKLLEKETLQVAANQLSSPGPGGPHAVAHCPHHPRGDQYRETHQQEGEAEAAEERQNTGSPGYCCRLHTCPMELA
- the ZDHHC16 gene encoding palmitoyltransferase ZDHHC16 isoform X2 translates to MRSRQRPFSAVMRLCVKCLRVGRRRRFRLAWQVQQLWRYGHLCLRSLLYNSFTNSDVVLDSLFEPIYWLVDHVTRWFGVVFVALVIVLTSSIVAIVYICLLPLILQSYPPGWICWHLAYGHWNLLMILFHYYMAITTPPGHPPQAKSNTVAVSICRKCISPKPARAHHCSICNRCVLKMDHHCPWLNNCVGHYNHRYFFSFCLFMTMGCVYCSISSWDMFREAYAAIQRLKLLEKETLQVAANQTYYQTPPPAFSFRQRAFHKSIVYLWVLCSSVALALGALTLWHTALITRGETSIERHINKKERQRLQKKGKVFRNPYSYGTWANWKVFLGVDTHRHWLTRVLLPSTHLPHGTGLSWDHPPCVTEPRTPLLTI
- the ZDHHC16 gene encoding palmitoyltransferase ZDHHC16 isoform X3, with the protein product MRSRQRPFSAVMRLCVKCLRVGRRRRFRLAWQVQQLWRYGHLCLRSLLYNSFTNSDVVLDSLFEPIYWLVDHVTRWFGVVFVALVIVLTSSIVAIVYICLLPLILQSYPPGWICWHLAYGHWNLLMILFHYYMAITTPPGHPPQAKSNTVAVSICRKCISPKPARAHHCSICNRCVLKMDHHCPWLNNCVGHYNHRYFFSFCLFMTMGCVYCSISSWDMFREAYAAIQRLKLLEKETLQVAANQLSSPGPGGPHAVAHCPHHPRGDQYRETHQQEGEAEAAEERQSVQEPLQLRHLGQLEGVPGSGHAQTLAHPGTAAVYTPAPWNWPELGPSSLCDRAAHTSPDHLTDAGAEVQVVVPAPAEPGPTPAWH
- the ZDHHC16 gene encoding palmitoyltransferase ZDHHC16 isoform X4; its protein translation is MRSRQRPFSAVMRLCVKCLRVGRRRRFRLAWQVQQLWRYGHLCLRSLLYNSFTNSDVVLDSLFEPIYWLVDHVTRWFGVVFVALVIVLTSSIVAIVYICLLPLILQSYPPGWICWHLAYGHWNLLMILFHYYMAITTPPGHPPQAKSNTVAVSICRKCISPKPARAHHCSICNRCVLKMDHHCPWLNNCVGHYNHRYFFSFCLFMTMGCVYCSISSWDMFREAYAAIQTYYQTPPPAFSFRQRAFHKSIVYLWVLCSSVALALGALTLWHTALITRGETSIERHINKKERQRLQKKGKTLAHPGTAAVYTPAPWNWPELGPSSLCDRAAHTSPDHLTDAGAEVQVVVPAPAEPGPTPAWH
- the ZDHHC16 gene encoding palmitoyltransferase ZDHHC16 isoform X1, whose translation is MRSRQRPFSAVMRLCVKCLRVGRRRRFRLAWQVQQLWRYGHLCLRSLLYNSFTNSDVVLDSLFEPIYWLVDHVTRWFGVVFVALVIVLTSSIVAIVYICLLPLILQSYPPGWICWHLAYGHWNLLMILFHYYMAITTPPGHPPQAKSNTVAVSICRKCISPKPARAHHCSICNRCVLKMDHHCPWLNNCVGHYNHRYFFSFCLFMTMGCVYCSISSWDMFREAYAAIQRLKLLEKETLQVAANQTYYQTPPPAFSFRQRAFHKSIVYLWVLCSSVALALGALTLWHTALITRGETSIERHINKKERQRLQKKGKTLAHPGTAAVYTPAPWNWPELGPSSLCDRAAHTSPDHLTDAGAEVQVVVPAPAEPGPTPAWH